The Synchiropus splendidus isolate RoL2022-P1 chromosome 1, RoL_Sspl_1.0, whole genome shotgun sequence genome includes a window with the following:
- the LOC128769775 gene encoding peroxiredoxin-like 2A — MGLVMTVVHFVKNVMNFFTDIFLTSPLTATLEYLEDTDLKPLKGEMKLFKAKRLWERTGAVVMAVRRPGUFLCREEAAELSSLKPQLDRLGVPLCAVVKEDVGDEVQNFQSYFKGDIFLDEKRRFYGPRERRMGLLAFLRIGVWMNGLRAFTSGFMGNVFGEGFVLGGVFVIGPGQQGILLEHREVEFGDKVNIEDVMQAARRVSN, encoded by the exons ATGGGACTTGTGATGACGGTGGTCCACTTCGTGAAGAACGTGATGAACTTTTTCACGGATATTTTTCTGACCTCCCCGCTGACCGCGACTCTGGAATATTTAGAAGACACGGATCTTAAACCTCTTAAAGGAG aaATGAAGCTCTTCAAGGCCAAACGTCTGTGGGAGCGGACTGGGGCTGTCGTCATGGCAGTGCGGCGACCAGGATGATTTTTATGCAGAGAG GAAGCTGCTGAGCTGTCCTCTCTGAAGCCCCAGCTGGACAGACTCGGGGTTCCTCTCTGCGCTGTAGTGAAGGAAGATGTTGGCGATGAAGTCCAGAATTTCCAATCCTACTTCAAGGGAGATATCTTCTTGGATGAAAAG AGGCGGTTTTATGGGCCCAGAGAGAGGAGAATGGGTCTGTTGGCCTTCCTACGAATTGGGGTGTGGATGAACGGTCTGAGGGCGTTTACGTCAGGCTTCATGGGAAATGTGTTCGGGGAAGGCTTTGTTCTTGGAGGGGTTTTTGTCATTGGCCCAGGACAGCAG GGGATTCTGCTGGAACACAGAGAGGTcgagtttggagacaaagtcaataTTGAAGATGTCATGCAAGCTGCCCGAAGAGTGTCTAACTAA
- the LOC128763522 gene encoding PDZ domain-containing protein 7-like codes for MAHSSEPACREKTPGPKGSHTATRNLLRKKEQRRRGIRSSSPMGRVILINSPVDGGDDSEDLHTITVDKSIDGKLGFSVRGGSEHGLSIFVSKVEDNSTAEEAGLQVGDKLVEVNGVSLESITMSSAVKVLTGNNRLRMVVRRVGKVPGIRYSKEKTTWVDLIHRRMVVEESGRTPSEASSGSALQRIVHLYTTSDDYCLGFNIRGGKEFGLGIYVSKLDPGGLAEQNGIKMGDQILAANGVSFDDISHSNAVEVLKSHTHVMLTIKEAGRYPAYKEMVAEYRWLNKLANGTQKSSSQGSDSNSSASSLSSGTPVSSLSGLSQVMFPPSLPFDMVDVCISTEDLRSESEQTEMAIQTDIPPQKSGLDTTRSLGPTTLLKDTVIGGEETRGKKESPKTAVLLALSRPSRPITRSMSQVTIAEIKQKKEKKNKEKAPEEKSTLQRSKTFVNLLFRGGRRKDGSRGRSKSPSRNKTSKEGSQMPNSEMLRVVEDMSHRLLTEDEVALVMATCRRYVADRSVETLIHHLLDVLDRPEKLLLLREIRVLLPPSDLEVFNNKVKPIEAEAYELLKYRSVRTPPLRSPMTTRVPKRRLITPIPDFQGGFQLHTAEEVQKESHLLEELEKLSLTGTQPSKERPHTSRTFTPLLDIPVDQCLGESRDLKPLPASPSLPNWLLAHRSDSRTPLRTDIGTIRSVHFDEVSLHSSSDKSSLQSDRTRPRFTNGHLTGSKNGVFTLQSARNRTRPPLSQVFETAGHTNGHQKTPENGLHDREEEYDLKTVHISKTKQSLGISISGGMESKVQPVVKIEKIFPGGAASTSEVLKAGFELVSVDGVSLQGVTHQHAVDVIRKAFSNKAKDPMVFAVKVPRKA; via the exons ATGGCTCACTCGTCAGAGCCGGCTTGCAGGGAGAAGACCCCCGGCCCCAAGGGATCGCACACGGCTACGCGCAACCTTTTACGGAAGAAGGAGCAGCGTCGTCGAGGAATCCGATCCTCTTCACCCATGGGCCGGGTCATCCTCATCAACTCCCCAGTGGATG gtggagatgacagcGAGGACCTGCACACCATCACAGTAGATAAGAGCATCGATGGGAAGCTGGGCTTCAGCGTGCGTGGAGGTTCAGAACATGGGCTCAGCATCTTCGTCAGTAAGGTGGAGGACAACAGCACTGCAG AGGAGgcaggtctacaggtgggggaCAAGCTTGTGGAGGTGAATGGGGTCAGTCTGGAGAGCATCACCATGAGCAGCGCGGTGAAGGTTCTGACAGGCAACAACAGGCTGAGAATGGTGGTGAGACGGGTCGGCAAAGTTCCAGGGATTCGCTATTCCAAGGAGAAGACCACCTG GGTGGATTTGATACACAGACGcatggtggtggaggagagtgGTCGCACTCCCTCTGAGGCCAGCTCAGGAAGTGCCCTCCAGAGAATCGTCCACTTGTACACCACCTCAGACGACTACTGCCTGGGCTTCAACATCCGCGGGGGGAAGGAGTTTGGCCTCGGCATCTACGTGTCCAA ACTGGATCCTGGTGGTCTGGCAGAGCAGAATGGAATAAAGATGGGAGACCAGATTTTAGCTGCCAACGGAGTGAGCTTTGATGACATCAGTCACAGTAACGCAGTGGAGGTTCTGAAGAGTCACACGCATGTCATGCTGACTATCAAG GAAGCAGGACGATACCCTGCGTATAAGGAGATGGTTGCAGAATACAGGTGGCTCAACAAGT TGGCCAATGGGACCCAGAAGTCCTCCTCACAGGGCTCAGACTCCaactcctccgcctcctctctgtcctctgGGACTCCAGTCAGCTCTCTGAGTGGCCTGTCTCAGGTCATGTTCCCCCCCAGTCTGCCGTTTGACATGGTGGACGTCTGCATATCCACTGAGGACCTGAG GTCTGAGTCCGAACAAACCGAGATGGCCATTCAGACGGACATCCCGCCACAGAAGTCTGGTTTAGACACGACTCGTAGTCTTGGACCGACGACGCTGCTCAAAGACACTGTGATTGGTGGGGAGGAGACCCGAGGAAAGAAAGAGTCGCCCAAGACGGCCGTGCTGCTGGCACTCAGCAGACCGAGCCGACCCATCACCAGGTCAATGAGCCAAGTCACCATAGCGG AGATCaagcagaagaaggagaagaagaacaaagagaagGCGCCGGAGGAGAAGAGCACTCTACAGCGCTCCAAGACTTTTGTCAACTTGTTATTTAGAGGGGGGCGCAGGAAGGATGGATCCAGAGGACGCTCCAAGTCTCCGTCCAGAAACAAGACCAGCAAAG AGGGAAGCCAGATGCCAAATTCAGAGATGCTGCGAGTGGTGGAGGACATGAGCCACAGGCTTCTGACGGAGGACGAGGTGGCGCTGGTGATGGCAACCTGTCGCAGG TATGTCGCAGACCGCTCAGTGGAGACCCTGATACACCACCTGCTGGACGTGTTGGACCGGCCTGAGAAACTTCTGCTGCTCAGAGAAATCAG GGTTCTGCTTCCTCCTTCTGACCTGGAAGTCTTCAACAACAAGGTGAAACCCATCGAGGCAGAAGCTTACGAGCTCCTCAAGTATCGCTCAG TACGAACCCCTCCTCTTCGCTCTCCAATGACCACGCGAGTCCCCAAACGACGACTGATCACTCCTATCCCAG ACTTCCAAGGAGGTTTCCAGCTCCACACAGCTGAGGAGGTGCAGAAGGAGAGCCACCTCCTGGAGGAACTTGAGAAGCTCAGTCTGACTGGAACTCAGCCCTCTAAAGAGCGGCCTCACACCTCCAGGACCTTCACCCCACTGCTGGACATACCTGTGGATCAGTGTCTTGGAGAGTCCAGGGACCTCAAACCTCTGCCCGCAAGCCCCTCCCTCCCAAACTGGCTGCTGGCTCACAGGAGTGACTCCCGGACTCCTCTCAGAACCGACATCGGCACCATCCGCTCCGTCCACTTCGACGAGGTCTCCCTTCACTCCTCTTCAGACAAGAGCAGCTTGCAGTCTGACCGGACCAGACCCAGGTTCACAAATGGACACCTAACAGGCAGTAAAAATGGCGTGTTCACCCTTCAGAGTGCTCGGAACCGGACTCGACCACCACTGTCTCAAGTCTTTGAAACAGCAGGACACACCAACGGTCATCAGAAGACTCCAGAGAACGGCTTGCATGACCGGGAAGAGGAGTATGATCTGAAGACGGTCCACATCTCAAAGACCAAACAGTCACTGG GCATCAGCATTTCGGGTGGGATGGAGTCCAAGGTTCAGCCTGTGGTGAAGATCGAGAAAATCTTTCCGGGCGGAGCTGCCTCCACCTCTGAGGTTCTGAAG GCTGGATTTGAGCTGGTGTCAGTGGATGGGGTGTCTCTACAAGGCGTCACTCATCAGCACGCCGTGGACGTTATCCGAAAAGCCTTCAGTAACAAGGCCAAAGACCCCATGGTGTTCGCTGTCAAAGTCCCCAGGAAGGCATGA
- the LOC128763529 gene encoding leucine zipper putative tumor suppressor 2 homolog produces the protein MALVQALPISAEPPGRGAGTHKPHSSSSSPPLNPPTTLDPMGSVGSLIAARPGLYEDQYSGGEMGARVRRPTPGAPCLSAESPQEPLPQTSGRGQEKEGGNVTYLSEEIGAIWSKKHIDNLDEVKGYVDCAPPKLIPVSGKLEKNMEKTVLRPTAFKPVVPKTRSSMQFLSPRHCANGSEAQNQLGPVHREGSPSSELRSSHSSAGPNSQSCSLSDSGRNSLSSLPPSGSGGYGLMSGESAHLEPSKIGPPVNSHSNSDSGRSSSSKSTGSGSLSGRGQPLSDCGSSGRSPGSVECYEGVVRDLEEKLRDRDLELQLLRENLDENEAAICQVYEEKQKRFELELEELRQSCATRMQVASQKAQRAQQVLQMQVFQLQQEKKKLQEDFSQLLQEREQLEERCTSYEHEKIQLGPRLEETKWEVCQKSGEISLLKQQLKEVQGELAQRVGEIVSLRGQLRETRGELTNTQVLLQEAHGTARTRTLELEVCENELQRRKSEAELLREKVARLEGELSHLRNTLSDQSPGLRQCQMFQGPEGMLAYDNEEVQQTMKLQMDRTRSELEFERRRAEQQAEGFEEERRVWQEEKDKVIRYQKQLQENYVQMYRRNQELEQLLQELSQELESREDDDGSGNEINFDEVAATEI, from the exons ATGGCCCTGGTTCAGGCTTTGCCCATATCCGCTGAGCCCCCTGGGAGAGGGGCTGGAACCCATAAACCACACTCGTCCAGCTCCTCGCCACCTCTCAACCCTCCAACCACCCTCGACCCAATGGGCTCTGTGGGCAGCCTGATAGCTGCCCGGCCTGGCCTCTATGAAGACCAGTATTCTGGAGGGGAAATGGGAGCTAGAGTTAGGCGACCCACACCAGGAGCACCATGTCTCAGTGCCGAGTCCCCACAAGAGCCTCTACCTCAGACCTCTGGTAGGGGGCAGGAAAAGGAGGGAGGGAACGTCACGTACCTAAGTGAGGAGATTGGTGCTATCTGGAGTAAAAAGCATATAGACAACTTGGATGAAGTGAAAGGATATGTGGATTGTGCGCCTCCAAAATTGATCCCAGTGTCAGGAAAACTGGAGAAG AACATGGAGAAAACTGTTCTGCGGCCCACTGCTTTCAAACCAGTCGTTCCCAAAACCCGCTCATCGATGCAGTTCCTTTCACCTCGCCATTGTGCCAATGGATCCGAAGCCCAAAACCAGCTGGGGCCTGTCCATAGGGAGGGGTCACCTTCTTCCGAGCTGCGCAGCTCCCACAGCAGTGCTGGTCCCAACAGCCAGTCCTGTTCACTGTCAGATTCTGGTCGGAATTCGCTCTCCAGTCTGCCTCCTAGTGGCAGCGGTGGATATGGCCTGATGTCAGGAGAGAGCGCCCACCTGGAGCCCAGTAAGATTGGTCCTCCTGTCAACAGTCACTCTAACTCGGACAGTGGACGCTCATCCTCCAGTAAAAGCACCGGCTCTGGATCCTTGAGTGGACGAGGACAACCTCTTTCAGACTGCGGGTCCAGTGGGCGGTCTCCGGGGTCTGTGGAGTGCTATGAAGGAGTGGTCCGAGACCTGGAGGAAAAGTTAAGGGACAGAGACTTGGAACTCCAACTGCTGCGGGAAAACCTGGACGAAAACGAGGCTGCCATCTGTCAG GTCTatgaagaaaagcagaagaggtttgagctggagctggaggagctgaggcAGAGCTGTGCCACCAGGATGCAAGTCGCTTCACAGAAGGCCCAACGAGCTCAACAAGTCCTACAGATGCAG gtgttccagctgcagcaggaaaagaaaaagctgCAGGAGGATTTTTctcagctcctccaggagagGGAGCAGCTGGAAGAACGCTGCACTTCCTACGAGCATGAGAAGATCCAACTGGGACCTCGACTTGAAGAGACCAAGTGGGAG GTGTGTCAGAAGTCTGGAGAAATCTCCTTGTTGAAGCAGCAGTTGAAGGAGGTGCAGGGGGAGTTGGCCCAGCGTGTTGGGGAGATCGTGTCCCTGCGAGGTCAGCTCAGAGAGACGCGGGGAGAGCTGACCAACACGCAGGttctcctgcaggaggcgcATGGCACTGCCCGTACACGGACACTTGAGCTAGAGGTCTGCGAGAATGAGCTGCAGCGACGCAAGAGTGAGGCAGAACTGCTGCGGGAGAAAGTGGCTCGTCTGGAGGGAGAATTGTCCCACCTCCGAAACACTTTATCCGATCAGAGTCCGGGACTCAGACAGTGCCAGATGTTTCAGGGTCCAGAGGGGATGCTGGCCTACGACAATGAGGAGGTCCAGCAGACCATGAAGCTGCAGATGGACCGAACGAGGTCGGAGCTCGAGTTTGAGCGTCGGCGAGCAGAACAGCAGGCAGAAGGTTTTGAGGAGGAGCGGCGCGTCTGGCAGGAAGAGAAGGACAAAGTCATCCGCtaccagaagcagctgcaggagaactACGTCCAGATGTACCGACGGAACCAAGAGTTGGAGCAGCTGTTACAGGAGTTGAGTCAGGAGCTGGAGAGCCGCGAAGATGACGACGGCAGTGGCAACGAGATCAACTTTGATGAGGTCGCTGCCACGGAAATTTAA